TTCATTGTTGATCTGCACCTCGATCCAGTCCATGAGAAGATTCATATATTGGGGTGCTGACAATGCTGTGGGCTTCTTGTACTTCATGTCATCCTGCCATCGGTACTCATACTTAGGGCCTCCAGACATCACTGGGCAGGTCCTCTCTGTGCAGAACTCACAGACAGTTCCATAAATGAGGTTGATCCTATTGAAGAAGTCAACAACATGGACAGCCACCCAGTCATTTTGGTCTTCTCCACTGGGCAACTGCACGGCCGCTTTCAAGTCCACCCCTGAGTTCAGAGAGGCCTGCGCTCGTTTGTGAAGTTCAAACCTCTGGGTTCCAGGTTCAAACTTGCGTTTTGGGCGGAAAGTCTTATCCTTATTAAAGACTTGCTTGAGTGCTATGGACATGTCTGCTAAtcttctgttctgcagcaggtGGCAGAAAAGCAAGGCTGAGATTTAATGCAGGTATCTGAAAACAACTGCTCCCTATCACAGATCCTTCAGGCCCTGATGTTTTCCTCAGAGAAGCTCGTATCAACTTCAGAGCAGTGTACTAACTCTTCCTCTTGAAAGCCTTCCCAAAAGGCTTCATGTCCCTAAGGATATGGAAACAATACACGTTAGTGGTGAACTCTAGCCTGGCCCTGTCggttttattactattttacCATCATTTTCCACTAATTGTGAGCTGAAAAGCAAATAGCTAGCCTTAAAAATTGGTCAACCCCTAACGTgatgaacatttaaaataaaaaaaagtgcctaattttttaaagtattaagGAATTAACTTAAGTGTCCTTTTTAATCATCTACCCAAATAGAGGCTCTTAAGTTATCATAAAGACAGGAATTCAATAAATCTTGTATGATCTTCCCATTGTTAgatcatttttaaaatcaaccttttcattttgctgcatttttacaGTGGTTGCATACCAtacataatgtaaaaataaatatagtaCACAAAATATGACAATTTAGAAGTCTTATCTAACTGCTCTTAAGTGACTCTAAGCATTCACCATAGCTTCAGTGCTCTTttctattggaaaaaaaaatctctgtgcaagacttttctgtatttgttatctttttttaattaatgagcTATTTGATTTTGCAAACCTCATAGAAACTAGTTAGAGTGAAAACTACAGTATTGCACACGACTAATTCCTGGTTCCCACAGAACTGCACAGAGATCTCTACTTTTCTTGACCCACTTTCAGGAATTCAGTAGTGGTCCTAATTTTCTGTTGGATTGTGTAGAATGATTAGAAAGTAGTGGTGAAACTGCCACTTTCTTTACAGCTCTATTCATCTCTACAGGGGGATACTTGGCATACCTtcttacagaaggaaaagcataCATTGTTTCTTCTAAACGACGCTGTTAACAATGAATGGTTTTAACAGCCagtttgagagaaaaaaaataaattactgcaATAAagccttgtttatttttatatacaagAACGTGCAGAAGAGTATTACCATCAGTAAATGTAGGCAATTAGTAGGTGATATGGTAGATAGGGGCTGTCTCAATTAGACTTTGGTTTAGTACTGAAGTTTTTATGATTAAAGACAGGGAACAAATATTTCATGCTGTGAGTTATTTCAAATAAGTAACACAACATGTTTTAAATTTGCACAGTACTACAAAAATCCTACCCTAACAGTGGCTGATAAATTCGCATCATGGAATTATGTGTGCTCCATGGCTTCCCTTAACAGAAATCATGTCCATGAAAATTTTACTAGGCTGTTTCTGGAAAGCGCTGAATTCTTCTGAAGGCAGTTGGTAAAGCTTTGCTGAGGcgcagaaaggaagaggaaaacatgtttcttttttcttaagccCCACCAGAAAGCAACACATACCTAAGAAAAGAGAAGTCAGGTATGCTAGACCCTGCTCCCACACAATAGAATGTGccataaaaaaatcctctcccAAACAGCTGAAAGATTAGCATCCAACCAATTtgccagcaagcagcagctaaacaaaaccagcagagaagggtttgtttttccttttgctgatgGCATGATGGAGGGATACTCCAGTCATGAGTTTATAAACAGTTATTCTTTCTGTGGCAGCAAAATAGAAGAAGTTCAACAATGAATTCTAGGGAGACTACTGTATCTGACATGTCCCTTGGAGTAATGTTCAAATACAGAGATCCTGAAACCTGATAAAGGTTGCGGAAAGAAGACTTTAAACAAAACTAACCTTGGAACAATTTACTTAAGTGTCATTGCCACAGGAAATCATTAAAGAGACAGCTTTGTCCTAGTTTATTGTTTGCTGCTAAGACCCATAACCTCTACTCTCAAATGCTCTGTGGAAGTCAGCTGTTTATTTCAAAGCCTTTCAAAGAACAGGTGAGTATGCTGCACAGGCTTTTGTGATTGACACACTCAGAGATGGCATGGAGCCAATGTCCCAGTTTGCAATAATAACGATGTTAACTTCAGAGTTTTACAGCTGAGGTAACTACTTTTTTCCCACTTTAATATATCTGGCACTCTTATGTGGCTCCTTTGACTGCCTTCCTCACCTGTAAATATTCACcagaaaatgcaagaagttcTTATTTAAAGCAACATGCTTAGcaccaaacaaaacatctttaaaagacATATTTTGAAGCACAGTACTCACTGATGTTAAATACTTTCTAAGTAAAACAGAAGACACAGTATTTTATATGCTATTTTCTACTAAATATGCAAACAAAATACATACTCTCTCCCACTTTTTCTCCATACATTCAGTAAATCTGCAAAAACCAATtaatgagagaaaaagcaaccaaaataTCCAGCAAAGAACTCATCATCTCAAGTCTTCTGTGTACCAGGAGTCATGTGGTGACTGTGGAAGCACACATACATCAGAGTCAAATTCAACCCAAAGATTAATCCAGAAGATTACTCTATTATGAGGTCAGATGAAACCGTTCTTTAATCCACCAAAGCAGAATCAGAATAAACAAATACTTCCTGTACATTTCCTGTCCGGAGAGTCTTCTGTTCCACACCTTGCAATAAAAGCTCAGGCTCTTCCCTTTCATCTTTCCATACTTTACACAACACAAAACTACATACTATCTTTGCAAAGCAGGACTGTAGAAGTCAAACTCACTGTTTAACTTCTCTTAGAGACTTAGCTGTGCTAAGAGctggtatttttctctcttaaaatgGGACTGAAGACTGTGCAAAGCCAGGGGATGCATAGACTTGCTTTCTCATGCATTTTCATGTACAAGAACGCAAAATAGAAGTGTGACctgattttcacagaaatactaTAATTAATCATCcctctcaaatattttttggcATCCTGCTTCCTGAGGGTATTTGCTGTCTAATTAACCCTTGTCTTCACTCAAAAGCTAACAGAactgaacaaagaaataaacaataattTTGAGACTTACCCCCTCACTTCTGAAACAGATTGCTTTCCTGCAGGTTACAGAGCTGCCCTTTACTCAAGCTGCCCCAACTCAAGCAACAGCTTGGTTAGGCTCTTCTAAACAGTTACAAACAACATCAGAATTACTTCCCTGGAATAAAGAAGCTTTGACTTTACTCACAAGAGACAAAAGAACAGGCTCACCTGATTTTCAGCAGAGATTAAACACACTTTAGGTGCGGATCCTTCAGAGACTGAAGCTAATGGGAAAGCTCTAGCCAAAGTCTGTGGGCTCTAAAAGCATCTTTACTGCTTAGGCAATAAAGTGGTGGTAGTTAATAGTAGGATGGCCACTCCCCTGCTTTGGGATGAATCACTAAGCCACTCCAGGAACTTAGGCACCATTAGATTTCCACCAGGTTGCTGCACTGTGTTTGAATCAACAATCAGTGATGAGAGGTTTGTCATTCCATCCCAGATCACATACTGTCAATTAAAACTTTGTAGTGTTGGATGTGGAAAGCAAAGCCGATGCTTCAAAATCAGATAGCactaatgaaaggaaaattcatCAGACAGCCTCAACAAAAAACGGTGAGCAAAACctcctgatttttaaagcattgaGAATGTAACTTGGCTTGCCAGCCACCGCTTTCACTTCCGCGACAATTTTCATCTGATAAGAATGAGAAATGGTCCCAGTTTCATTATCTCAGTTGGTGGTGGAAGAGTTATTTCAGAGATGAAACATAGTGAATAATGTTGTGGTATTGGTTAGACTGGATCATAACACCTTGAAATCTGTGGTACAGTAGCACCCATCCTCCTTctatgtaaaattaattttaactatTGCCAACAGATATTTTGCAGTCTCCTCTCCTGTCACAGTAATGCCAGCGGAACTGATCCTGACTTATACCTGTACCAAAGGCAATAGAAGCTGGCTTCTGATCTTTCATGACAGGTCCTAACCATACAATGAGGCATAAAGAATGTCATTGTGGCTCATGGTGTTTGGTTTGATGGTATACAAAGCCAGTGTTTTGGATAATCTTGATGATCTTCTGAACTAGATACTTAATATATGTCTGTCCTGATATGGCAGCTCAGATAACTCCTTCCAACGACTcagcttctcttcttccttttcatagCAATATATTTCTGAAGATGTGTGACAGTCACCAACAGTTTTACTGCTATTTCCATGCTATTCCACGGCATGAGTAATGCACTTGGGTGAATTTCCTTGCTGGCAGAGCCATGGCTGAGGACAGTAACTGCAGATTTGGAGATGATCTCAGAATAGAGAACCAGACCCTCACAGAGTTAATCCACGGCATCAGTACCACAGTAGGCAATGCTGTCCCTAGCCTTAGGTAGAAACATGGACATACAGAGACAGCAACTCAAGTCTAAATATGAGGTATACTAAATCAACATAAGGAAATAATAACACAGTCCTAGCCATGCAGATaccactaaaaaaacccaccctcaaCAAACCACACACTGTGACCACCATCATGTCTGCGTCACTGCTGAGTTAAAAACATACTGTATCATTTcatcatatatatttttattaaaacacaggTAGTAAGAATGTTAAATGACACAATTTATAAACACATACCTTTCATCACAGCACTCTAGTGAGCATTACGCAAGCTTTAGAGGTCTGCTTGGAAGGTAGGTGGTGTAATTCCCATTTTATTAATCAAAAAAGTGAAGCAACATGACTTTTCAAGCATCAATCATACAGTAAGATGTCTATCCAGCGAGACACTGTCTGAAAACCAACTCCTGCATCAActgattttttacatttttccttccaaaatacaAACCTCCATTTTGAGCACTTGTGTAGTCTGATCCAAACCCAGAAGCCTGTAGGAAAGCACACATTAGATTCAAATCCCTTTAAGGTCCAACATTTTGTAGACTTCTCATGTTTGGCTTCATGCTTCACTATCCATGCAAGAGGCCATTTTACTATGGCTACATCAGACAACTGGGGCAGGAAACACATTATATGGAGGCATAGACACATACCATACTCCTTTCCGATTGAGCACTTTTTCTACTTCCAGGCTCTTGTTTGAACGCCAGCATTATACTATACAACGAACAGGTTCTCTGTACAACTAAAGTATGAAGAATTATTCGGTAATGAAAGGTCTGTCCTGAAATCTGAAAGCATCTTTCCTATTTACAAACTAAAAATCAGTAAATAGGAACAATAATATTCCATGTATCTTATTTACATACTTAAATTTGTGCAGCTCAGCTAAGTTTTACCTgaaatcacaaggaaaaaaagatttgtatCCATAGTGAAAACTTCTTTATATGAGAAGACATTCTTCAGGGGCAAAACCCCCTCCTCTTACTAACGTATAATGTAAACAAGGAGATTAAGATTTGCCTTATGGTTGTGCCAGaactgaaagggaaggaaaaaggatcAAAGCAAATTTAGGTTACTGAGAAAATGTCTCTTAAAAGCAGCATACAGGAACATAGGAACAAGGTTCTGAAGGTCAGTGCATCTTTTTCTACATTCCATCCTAACCTCCACAATCTTCCAGTTCCATAAGGACTAAGCTCCCAGAATAAGGATGTCTGACTATTACTCTGAAACTTAGAAGAAGTATGCACAGATATGTGTACACAAAGTCTCAGTTTCCCAGGTGCTGGCTTGGATAACTTCTCCATAGCTTCTACAGTGA
The Falco rusticolus isolate bFalRus1 chromosome Z, bFalRus1.pri, whole genome shotgun sequence DNA segment above includes these coding regions:
- the MOB3B gene encoding MOB kinase activator 3B isoform X1 gives rise to the protein MSIALKQVFNKDKTFRPKRKFEPGTQRFELHKRAQASLNSGVDLKAAVQLPSGEDQNDWVAVHVVDFFNRINLIYGTVCEFCTERTCPVMSGGPKYEYRWQDDMKYKKPTALSAPQYMNLLMDWIEVQINNEDIFPTSVGVPFPKNFLQICKKILCRLFRVFVHVYIHHFDRIILMGAEAHVNTCYKHFYYFVTELNLIDRKELEPLECNLLYARQHNLFQIADFFSSTQHKSS
- the MOB3B gene encoding MOB kinase activator 3B isoform X2 — encoded protein: MSIALKQVFNKDKTFRPKRKFEPGTQRFELHKRAQASLNSGVDLKAAVQLPSGEDQNDWVAVHVVDFFNRINLIYGTVCEFCTERTCPVMSGGPKYEYRWQDDMKYKKPTALSAPQYMNLLMDWIEVQINNEDIFPTSVGVPFPKNFLQICKKILCRLFRVFVHVYIHHFDRIILMGAEAHVNTCYKHFYYFVTELNLIDRKELEPLKEMTTRMCH